In Arthrobacter sp. MN05-02, one genomic interval encodes:
- a CDS encoding phosphomannomutase, producing the protein MSTSELDLLLDTADAWAAADPDPRTAEELRTLVGSVRSADATAAVSEQELRDRFSGPLAFGTAGLRAALGAGPNRMNRVVVRRAAAGVAAHALGLAAGAYAPRAVVGFDARHNSRIFAEETAAIFTAAGIETFLMPRELPTPVLAYAIRALRCEVGIMVTASHNPPQDNGYKVYLGGRAVEEDARGVQIVAPHDAGIAARIAAVDAVDLASGGWTVLPESIETDYVASVAGLADPAVTDRDLRIVLTPLHGVGGRTARAVLAAAGFDDVTVVERQAEPDPDFPTVAFPNPEEPGALDLALETAAEVGADLVIANDPDADRVALAAREPSTGAWRMLRGDEVGTLLGLHLAARLPDGDGTGAEGTRSRVFANSIVSSRLLGRIAAVSGIDHRQTLTGFKWIARVRGLSFGYEEALGYCVAPELVRDKDGISAGLLLAELAAATKASGRTLFDLLDDAFLVHGLHASDQLSVRVGSLGLLGAMMNRLRENPPSSFADSAVSTAEDLAQGSAHLPPTDGLLYLTQDETRVIIRPSGTEPKLKCYLEVVEPVGSAAELDAAKGAARARLDAVKRDVEEALGL; encoded by the coding sequence ATGAGCACCTCGGAACTCGACCTCCTCCTCGACACCGCCGACGCCTGGGCCGCCGCCGACCCGGACCCCCGGACGGCGGAGGAGCTCCGCACGCTCGTCGGCTCGGTGCGGTCCGCGGACGCGACGGCCGCCGTCTCGGAGCAGGAGCTGCGGGACCGCTTCTCGGGTCCGCTCGCCTTCGGCACGGCCGGCCTGCGTGCAGCCCTCGGCGCGGGCCCCAACCGCATGAACCGCGTGGTGGTCCGCAGGGCCGCTGCCGGCGTCGCCGCCCACGCCCTCGGCCTCGCCGCCGGTGCCTACGCGCCCCGCGCCGTCGTCGGTTTCGACGCCCGCCACAACTCCCGGATCTTCGCCGAGGAGACGGCGGCGATCTTCACCGCGGCCGGCATCGAGACCTTCCTGATGCCGCGTGAGCTGCCCACGCCGGTGCTCGCCTACGCCATCCGCGCACTGCGGTGCGAGGTGGGCATCATGGTCACCGCGAGCCACAACCCCCCGCAGGACAACGGGTACAAGGTGTACCTGGGTGGGCGGGCCGTCGAGGAGGATGCCCGCGGCGTCCAGATCGTGGCACCGCACGACGCCGGCATCGCGGCGCGCATCGCAGCGGTGGACGCCGTCGACCTCGCCTCCGGGGGCTGGACCGTGCTGCCCGAGAGCATCGAGACGGACTACGTCGCCTCGGTCGCCGGCCTCGCCGACCCGGCGGTGACTGACCGCGACCTCCGTATCGTCCTCACTCCCCTGCACGGCGTGGGCGGGCGCACCGCGCGGGCGGTCCTCGCCGCTGCCGGCTTCGACGACGTCACCGTTGTCGAGCGCCAGGCCGAGCCGGACCCCGACTTCCCCACCGTCGCCTTCCCGAACCCGGAGGAGCCCGGAGCCCTCGACCTGGCACTCGAGACCGCCGCCGAGGTCGGTGCGGACCTCGTGATCGCCAATGATCCCGATGCCGACCGCGTGGCCCTCGCCGCTCGCGAGCCCTCCACCGGCGCCTGGCGGATGCTGCGCGGCGACGAGGTCGGAACGCTCCTGGGCCTGCACCTCGCGGCCCGCCTCCCGGACGGCGACGGCACGGGCGCCGAGGGGACGCGCAGCCGCGTCTTCGCGAACTCGATCGTGTCCTCCCGCCTCCTCGGACGGATCGCGGCCGTGTCCGGCATCGACCACAGGCAGACGCTGACCGGTTTCAAGTGGATCGCCCGTGTCCGGGGCCTGTCCTTCGGCTACGAGGAGGCGCTGGGCTACTGCGTGGCACCGGAACTCGTCCGCGACAAGGACGGCATCTCCGCCGGCCTCCTGCTGGCCGAGCTCGCCGCCGCGACGAAGGCCTCCGGCCGCACACTCTTCGACCTGCTGGACGACGCCTTCCTGGTCCATGGCCTGCACGCCTCCGACCAGCTCTCGGTGCGCGTCGGCAGCCTGGGTCTGCTCGGCGCGATGATGAACAGGCTGCGCGAGAACCCGCCGTCGTCGTTCGCCGATTCAGCGGTGAGCACCGCCGAGGACCTGGCCCAGGGCTCGGCGCACCTGCCGCCCACGGACGGGCTGCTGTACCTGACGCAGGACGAGACGCGGGTGATCATCCGTCCCAGCGGCACCGAGCCGAAACTGAAGTGCTACCTCGAGGTCGTGGAGCCCGTCGGCTCGGCCGCCGAGCTCGACGCGGCCAAGGGCGCAGCCCGTGCGCGCCTCGACGCCGTGAAACGCGACGTCGAGGAAGCGCTCGGCCTCTGA